The genomic window ggacttgggccatcttctactgcccttcatagccctccactgccctctactgctaggccatagcagagagctgaattggaagtggagcagccgggtttccaactggtgcccatatgggatgccggtgcctcaggccaggcctTCAACCCGCAGTGCCACAGCGGTGGCTCCAAGATAGGTTTTAAAATTAAGACAACTTTCAGGAATTTGAAATACAATGATACAAATACCCTTAACACCCCTCAGCAAGCTTGgtgggattttgtttttcttaattggCATACAATGGTTATAAATATCTATATGTTTACAGACTTATTCTCCATATATGTATActatgtgtaatgatcaaattagagAAATTAGCATTTACATAACCTCAGACATTTCTTTGTGTGGTGAATACTGAAAATCCTCTTCTAGCTATCATGAAATATCCGGTACATCGCTAACCACATTCCCTCTACTGTGTTGTAGGACAAGAATTCACCCCCTTTTCTCTCATGTTGGTATTTTGGCACCTGTTATCCATCCTTTGCCTACCCCACCCCCCTCTCAACCACCGCAGCTTCTGACCACAGATGTTGTGCTGTCTACCTCGATGAGATAACCTTCTTTAGCTCACACACTCATATGAGTGGAAGCATGTGGGGTCTGTCATTCTGTACCTGGCTTATTTTGCTTCTTAACACAGTGCCGTCCAGGCTCATCCATATTgccaaaggacaggatttcattttttatggctgaataatattccattgtacacACATGCCAtgctttctttatccactcatctgttgACAGACATctaggttggttccatatcttcaTTATTGTGAAAAGTGCTGCAGCAAGCATGAGGGTACAAATCTCTCTTCCACACCTTTCCTGTGTGTGTATATCCTGTGGGGGGATTGCTGACTTAGGTGGTAGTTCTAATTTGCTGAAAACCTTCATACTaggacctggcactgtggcatagcaagtaaagccactgcctgcagtgccggcatcccatatggatgctagttcgaatcccagctgctcctcttccaatccagcttgggccaatgcagccatttggggagtgaaccagcagatggaagattctccccgccccctctgcctctgcctctgcctctctgcttttcaaataaataaatagaaaaagaaaactttcatactgttttccataatagtgtcactaatttttaaaaattttttaaaagatttatttatttatttgaaagtcagagttatacagagagaggagacacacacacacacacagaaagcgagagaggtcttccatccaatggttcactcctcaattggccacaacagccagagctgttccgaagccaggagccaggagcttcttctaggcctcccaagcaggtgcaggggcctaaggacttgggccatcttctactgctttcccaggccatagcagagagctggatcagaagtggagcaaccaggacaggaagcagtgctcatatgggatgctggcactgcaggcggtggctttacctgctatgccacagtgccagccccttgttacTTATACTTTTGAGTTCTTATCAAAAAtttttgcctataccaatgtgaAGTGTttcccttatattttcttttagttgattcctagtttcagatcttacCTTTAGACCtaagattcattttgagtggacttttgtatatggtgagagagaCCTAGTTTTATTCTTCTGCATATGTCTATATGGTTTCTCCAGTACCACTTATTGAAGAGGTTAtactttctccaatgtatgttcttggtgtctttgtcaaaaataaattggctggggctggcactgtggcatagcaggtaggacctccacctgcggtgccggtatcccatatgggtgccagttcgagtccgggctgctccacttcccatccagctctctgttattgcctgggaaagcagtagaagatggtccaagtccttgggtccctgcaaccatatgggagacccacaaaaaagctcctggctcctggctttggatcagctcaactccagccattgcggccatctggggagtgaaccggcccatgaagatctctctctatgcctctgtctcgctgtaactctgcctttcaaataaataaataaatctttaaaaataacttaaaaaataaattggctgGGATTGgggtttggcactgtggttaaggtgctggtttggatgctgcatcccatgggttaagagtgcctgggttcaaaccttggctctgcttcttatcccaggtttctgctaatgtatatcctgggaggtagccagggatggctcaagtgcttgggtttctgccacctacatgagaaacttagactgagttccaggcttgcggctttgacctggcccagccctggctgttgcgagcaTTTGGCGAGTAAACCACCTTTCTTTTTTTGGCTGATTGGGTCATTTCAAATCACCTGTCTTCAAGTTCAGAAATTCTTTTGCTTGATCTAGTCTGTTATTTAAGTTTTCAACttgattatttatttcatttgttgaaTTCTCTAACTACAAGTTCGGTTTGTAACATCTACCTCTGTTTTTTCATTCAGATCATGAAATATTTTCCTGATTTTGTTAAATTGTCTGTATATGTTCTCTTGTATCTCACcaattttcttcaatatttttaattccttttcaagAATTTAGCAgatattcttttatttgttgCCTGCTAAGGAAAGTTTTGCTCCTTTGAAGTTGTCAGGTTACCCTGCTTTTTCATGTAGCTGGTGGAAGATTTGTCTGTATGAACTATAATGGGTGGTTTTTATACCAAGTCATCCTACCAGGGATGGGACCCAGGGTGTCAGATGGGTGGCGTACATGGCCTTtagtcctgtgtgggtgcaactgtGAATTCTCTGGGTAGCTTCTTCACCAGAAATCAACATCAGTGATGTGTCTGTGTGCCTCAGTGCCTGAGAGGCAGGGCTTTGTGGGGTGGTTGGTCAACTGGGATATAAGCTTCCTAAAGGCAGGGTGGATTAAGCACAGAAGTGGGTCTCCTGTCTATGGTGCAGGCTGTACATGGACGTAGTTTTAAGATGGCACCTTGCAGCAGCAGCCTGGGTGGGCAGGGCCAGCATCTTCTGCAGCAATGCACCAGTGTGAACTACCTGGAAGTGCCCTAAATAAGCTCAGAGTCTGTGAGGGCCATAGCCTTCTCCAGCAGCAAAGACTTCAGGTGTCTACGCCATTAATGAGGGCTGCTGGGGGCTTCCCTCTTCTATTTTTCCTGCTGTGAGAAGTTCCAAGCTGCCCCCTCCTGGTGAGATTGGGTAACAGATGCAAACTGCTGTTTCTTTACAAGGCCATCTTGAGTCTCTGTGCCTCACAGCGCCTGCACTGCATTCCcactccatccagggctctctCTCAAATACTCCAGTTGAATACtccttgtttatttaaaaaaaaaatagatttatttgtttggaaggcagagtgacgggatagggagtggggagggagagaaagagagaaacttctaTTTACTAGTTTACACTCCAAATGGGCACACCAGCCAGGACTGGTCTAGGCTGAAACCaagaccaggagctccatccaggtctcccacgtgagtgacaggggccaagcacctgaacatctcctgctgctttcccagctgccttagtaggaagctggatcagaagcagagtagccaggactcgaactagtactCTCATACAGGATATAGGCATTCACAACTATATAGAGGGTCACAACTCCAGCCCGTTTTTAATCTTTCAATCATTTTTTCCATGAGAGGGAAGCACATCAGGCCGCTCTTGTCAATTATCTTGCTGGTGTCAATCCTGTAACAGTATCTTAATGTGTATAATCAAACATCAATATAATCAAACATTAAGTGGATAAAGACTTCTGGAATTTCAGAAGTGTGCTTAAGGGTTTGTGGACCAATTTCCAAATACTGATTGCAAAGAAGAATTCCATTTCAAATGTCAGTTGTGAGTGTTTTTGGCATTTTGTACCTGTTCTTGATCagccagtatttattgttttttgatccTACTTCTTCAAAGCCATAGCCAACCACCAGAACAGCGTGATTGACATTTTCGCTGCTGCATTTTGGATCATAATAAATGCCTGTAGGAGTAAAGTGAATACTGGGGTGACAGCAGCCCACACGGTCACCCACAGAAATGAACCCACAGAAGAATCACTCATAGTAAGGAGCCCACATAACCACCCACAGTAAGGGAAGTATCTCTAAATTCAGTGAAATGACATAAAGTCTAAATAAGATGTAGAAATAGGATCACTTTTGTCAAGGTTAAGGGTTTAACACCTAAAACCAGCAGAATTGTATCTATTAGCATAATCCCACATGTAAGCGACTTGCCAAGACCACCCTGTGGAACTCTGCAACTCTACTGGGAAGATGTCCGCCCAAAGAAGCACCAACAGGACTCAAGATTACTTAAGTCAAGTGGTTCTTTCCAGTTTTCATAAGAGAATTAAAAATCTTTGGGAAAACTTGAAAATCCCAGCAACTGGAGTAAAGGTAAGTATATTATACAATCCCAAACCGTTTGGAAAGGTCTCTGATGTACTTAGTATCATGAAGATACACTGATGGCGGGTCAAATGGAACTTCCGGTTTACGTGTTGTATGTACAGAATGAACAGTTGCTTTTTAATTCAGACTCCTAATAGCTACACTGAATTCTACATGAAAAGAGTCAGGCATGCTGGTTTGTTGCACCGGTTTTCCAGGGCTTTTGCCTGAAAGTTCTACAAAGACAGATGCTTACCTCCTTCATAGAACAGGAAGGACTCAGGTGTCGTAGCGATACCCACGGAGACAGGTCCGACCGTTGCCACTGCCTCCATCAGGGCCTTCTCGTCCTTAGAGACGTCCACAAAGCCAGTGACATTGGCCGCAGAAAACCTGGGATTGTATTTACAGGATCCTTTCTTAAAGGAAAGGGGGAAGAGACTTGATTACTACCAGCTACCTCCCGGTGACTTTGGGTTCTTGACCACACAACTCAGCAGTTTGCAGCTAAATGATCTGCAAGGAAACCTCCTTCAAAGAATCCCACGGAATGAAATAATGGTTGGCTGGCTTGAAAGTGAAAGCTTCGTTGCTCTCTCCTCCTAGGTCTGTCTATCTGTCCAGAAGAAACTTTTACTACGGAGAAGCACGCATCAGGTGCGGAACTGTATGCGTGTTCTCCATGCAGCATGCAACACCTGTGTGTTAACCAACTAATCAGAGAACTGCGTGAAGGCTGATGGTCTGTGACAGTTCTGCTAGTTTGCAGGGGTAGATCTCACCACCTAAAATGGGAAAGCCAAGACGGGTGTCTTGTTATCTCTCTGAAAGCACTCCATTTCCCATCAGCCAAGTTGGAATGATAATGGTAGAAGGGAGTCCACGTACCCTTTGTTCGTACGGGTAGGATTCTTCCGAGTCCAAGCCTCTGTTGTCCTTAACATACTGGAAGGCGTAGTCCATGAGGCCACCACTACAGCCCTGGTTgccctgaggccaggagcagTCCACGAGGTTCTGCTCGCTCAGGGACACGAGCCGGCCAGTCTTCCGGAACATCTGCCCTTCGAGGGCTCCAGTGGCACTGAAAGCCCATGAAGAACCACACAATTCCTGAAAACGCAAGCATCTGTCATCTACCAAACAGATAGCAAGACGTGTGCTACGTCGGCCAGTGTATTTGAACTGACGTTGCTCTACAGACTAGCAAAGCAGTGAGGTGGATCCCTTTTTGGCTTTCCCGGGAGGTGGAAGGTCTGGCTCCCGCCCTGTCATACCTGATTCTTCACGGGAGTCACatagcctctctctctccaatccaAAAACGCAGGGATCTTAAATAGGAGGGAATTATGGAATTCTTCCCCCCTTTTGTGATTCTGGTTTTCAAAGCCGTTCATCATCAGCCTGAATTCTTCATTGGTCTTCAAGGAACGGTAAACAAAACATTGAAAAAGGGACAGGTTACTTTGGTAAAGAGTCAGGGAGAGGAGGCGCGGGGTCACGGGATCCACAGCACACTCACCATGTCGCCGTAGGCGTTCATCGCCATGGTGAAGCCATGTTTCCCTTGGCTGTACTCCCTGTTGTGCTTTTCAATCATTTGCATGTTCTTCTCCCACACGGCTCTCCTCCATTCTTCTTCTCTCTAGAGGCAGTCACACAATGATGGACGTTATTTCTACTTAACACCCAACCCCCTGTGACCAGACAGACATGCAGATAGGGATGGAAGAGAAACCACAGTCAGGGATGACTTTCTACTTTTGGGAGCTGTTCTCCACGCTCCAACTAACAGGGATGTCTGTCCATATCCTGCAGTAACCCTTGGGCACTCTCTTGGGAAAAGCTGGCCTCTATAAGCTACTCTCTGGCCATAGACTCCCGGtaaggaagatcattctctccagGGTCTCTCTGCACGGTTTCAAATGTTACCAACCACGCCATATCGTCTTTTGTGTGCTGCCAGCCACTGGCGCCATCGTGTATCCAAACTGTGATCAGGTGTTGGAGCAGCTGAGATCATGCCAGAGCAGAGGACTGCTAGGAAGAGTGGCAGATGCATCGTTCAGAAATCTAGGAAGGGAAGAGCCGCGCGTGTCTGATTAGATCACTCCTTCCAATGAGTCCTCTCGCTCTCTTCTGCCTAATGACCACCATCATAGCAGAATAAAAACGTTTAAATTGTGTTTAGTATTTACCCAAGAACCGTGGAAGAGACTAGGAGAGTGGTTGGAGAAAAAGAGACCATAAGGCAAAAGTCAGGGCACTCCCCGTAATGCCTTCCAGGGGGCTCCTAGCTCAGCTACCGGGAGGTCCTCCACATACTCCGGCCATTGGCCGCCGTCCGGGAGTCTGGAGGGACCAGCATCAAGGCACGACTTTCAGGAATCCAGCTTCCCTGTCTGCCCTGGTTAGGCCCCAAAACGCGCAGCCAGAGACCCCCGAAACTCCATCTGGAGCTTTCTCTCAGGAAGCCGCAGCCGCGCAGGCCAGGCGGGCAAGCCCACCGTCCAAGGTCTCAGAGGTTGGCGGTTGTGATCCCAAAGCTGCCGATTTGGCCCAGAGagtcccaccccccccccctccgCCTACCCATTCAGCGATTGGCTGCTCCGGCCGGTGGGCGGGACCTCTGTGCGCTCTCTGCCTCCCGGCGCGCGTTAGGCTGTTGGGACCGAGGCAGCCCCAGTGCTGGCCGCAGGTGGATTGCGGAGGGTCCCTCGTGGGCAGCGCAGAGGAGAGTCCAGGTCAAACTGAGCACCCTGGCTTTACTGGGCTCTGGGGCGTGGCTCAAGAACATAAGCTCACAGCCTGACCCCGGTGTTCCTCCAGGCCCAGAGTTCTGGGTTCAGCATCCTGTGGAAGTCACAGCCAAGGTGTAGCCTGCAGGTGGACAAGCCCCAGGTTCACGGCCGGCTGCGGCTGGCCTCAGAAGAGCCTGGAAAGGGACAGGCAGGTCCCAGACTCGTGGTGCGATAGTCAGGCCGCTTCCTCCGGGTTCACTCTCGCCTAGAGGATGCTGgtctttctgttcttttcaaaTCTTCAACTGGGATAAATCCCTCTGCTTTAGCCCTCTGGTTTATCCCATCCCAAACCACCCCAACAGTAACACCCAGCTCGCTATTTGACTGCATATCTGGACATAAAATTAACCGCCATACGGTGAACCACCACATCTGTGTGTTATGCCTCTGTGTAGACTTTCAACCCTCGTTAATAGGTCTGTGCAGATGTTGTAACAAGACGTCCTTCTCTACCCCGTCTCTGGAAGATTGAGCGCTAGGGGAATTGGCAGGGCCAGTGTAGTGGTGTTCAGGTCGTTGAGGTCATTTATccctcccccaaatagccactccTTTCAATATGTTTCCATTTCACAGAGCTCAGAGTTATTATCATAAAAACATTATCCAGAAAAGTGTCCATCATTGTACATACATTGCACAGTAATTGTTAATAAATGCTTATTCAAAATCgcttatgaaataaatgaatttcctTAGTTTCAATAACTCTGTTTTCCTTAAGTGTTAATCAGTCCAccaatatatatattaaataatcaaCCAATAAGAATTAATGAAACttgggccagagttgtggcccagtgggttaagctgatgcctgaaacactggcatcccatatgagcaccatttagaattccagctgctccacttctgacccagctccttgctaatctgcctgggaaagcagcataagatggcccaagtgcttgggccccagccactcacatgggagtgtgacccagatggagttccaggctcctggtttcacaatagtggccatttggggagtgaaccagcagatggaaatacccccccaccccctctgctctcttcactccctctcttctttctctctctcctctgtaattctacttttttttttttttttttgagatttagttatttatttgaaaggtggagttacagagaggcaggagctgggccagaagccaggagccaggtgcttcttccaggcctcccacatgggttcaggggcccaaggacttggggcatcttctactgctttcccaggccatagcagagagctgaattggaagtggaacagcgggacttgaactggtacccatatggaatgatggccctgcaggtggtcccaactctacctttcaaacaataaatacatataaaaaggGGAATTAGTGAAACTTTAACTTTGTCCTTGGATTGGTGGTTATATATTAGGCATTTCCTGAGAAAAATCTACATGTAACTTtcctggtggatttttttttagcattcAGTCTTTCAGTTTTAAACCATAACAGTATGACAGAATGTTgcttttacagaaaaatggcacaGAACAAGACAGATGTATGTAACTGAAATTGTGGCAAACGTCTTGGGGCAGTAGGTGACAAGATGATCTTGTGACATTTCTCCCACATTCCTCATCCTCACCCCAAGTCTACAATCCATGAGCTGTCCTTTGGAACATGGAAGAtatcttatacacacacacacacacacagcacacacaaaacATGGTATTTTTCATTCTTACAGTATAGATTGAAATCAACAAAAATTTTGGAGTAAGGAACTCCAGCTACAGTCAGAATCCACTTTTCCTGAATTCTCCGTATTAGCCAAGGGCTGCAGCAACCTGGCAGACGCTTATTCAAGACACACTACTGACTTACAGTGGGTTTTATGCTGTTTGCTCTTTCCCCAGTCCCATTCCTACtcctcagaaaagcagcagctttAAGGTAGCTGGGAAGGTGATGGAGCCAGACTGGCCTACAGCTGAGCTGTCTGGTGGATCCCTGGAAGACCACCTTAAAAGGCTtctctttattttgcttttcttgaaAATGAACACGTTTGGAGCTGTTTCACTAAGTGACCTTTCTTACTTTTAGATCATattctctagaaaaaaaaaacaaaaacaaaaaacaaaaaacaaatacaggCTGACATCTTAGGCTGCGGCTGCCTGGGGTGACTTATGCCAGTTTGGGTAAGCAGAAGGTTGGGAAGAAAGACTGGGGAATATGCCTGTATAAGAGCTTTTCAAACTTTGATATATTTTGTGGAATCCAGAGGACCATATGCAAATTCAGGGCTGTTTGCATGCCTTCCATGGCCTTGCTCTCTCCTCCATACCCCACCCTCCGTTTCTGGGGACTGCAACACCTCCCTCTCGGTGGCAGCAGTGCAAGGAAGTGCTGGGCAGCGCCGGTGCCTCTTCTCTGCAGCCTGGACTTCCTCATCTGATCGTGTGACAGCAGCCACACAGGATTCTTCGGGGCATCAGTGAGGAACATGAGTGACGGTGGCGGCGTATGCTGGCAGGTGTCCCACCCAAGGTAGGTCACAGCTGCAGCCAGGAAACACGTGGGGCTGCGAGGCACCAGCTGCCTGTgatggaggcaggggtggggctgccgGGGCCAGGAAGAAGATGGAAGTGCTGATGTCGAAGTTCAAGGTGGACTGAGGTGctgtggcggggcggggggaagggagggaagtgcTCTGGGGGCGGCCCCGGCACACAGGGCTTCCTCTACAGCACAGACGACAGGGGAGAATCCCAGCCACCAGTGGGTAACCCTGTTACAGCAGCACTTTGCTAGCCTTTGTGCTCATGGATGGTGGGCATGCTGGCAGCTGTCCCAGCCTTGTTCTCCCCTAGTAGTGCTTTCTCTCCTAACCTGCTGAGATCTGAGGTCAGAGGAGGAAGCCACAACGACGATGACTTCCTGTTCCGCAGGTCACCACCCACAGCCGTGACCTCAACCCTGGCTGCCCGATGCGTACCGTGGAGTTAGGAGGGTCACTCGTATGGCCCAGCAGCTCGCTGACGTGACTTTCAGAAATGACAGGCTCACAGGGAGATGTGAGCAATGTGGTGGGATAAGGGGGTCACCCAACTCGTATCCAAGGAACTTCTGTACCCAGCCACGGACAAAGTCGCTGTGTGGGAACCCATGAAACCCTAGTGGGGGTCTAAGATCCGGGAGGACCATTATGGGTATGCAGGTGCACAGCCAGGCAGCACACCTGTCACTCATTGTCTTGGGTTCAAATGCAGAGACGGGGCCAACCAGTTTGGTTATGGCCCTGTTGACCATGAACTGCCGACAAAACCCATGTACCTGGGGGCCCAGCCCTTCTTATTGCAGGTGGGGAACTATCAACGTGTGCAGGCAACTCCTGGGCACGTGCTCATCTGGGGcgctgggaaaagcatcagagccTGGGACTCTGGTCGGCTTTCTCACACAGGCTCTGTACCTTTCTTGGGCATCCTAAGGTCCTTTGATGTTCCACCAATCGCAACACCATTGTGGTCTTCATAGGGACTTTGGGCTTTTGGCGCCCCCTAGTGCTGAGAAGGCTACAGTTGCCAGGAGTTGAAAGAGTTGtccaggggctagtgttgtggcttggtgggtaaagccattgcctgtgacacctgcttctcacaggggtgctggttcttgtcccaggtgctccacttctgatccggctccctgctgatggcctgagaaaagcaccaGAGAATGGCCctcgtgtttgggcccctgcacccatgtgggagaccatggtTTGGTGGTGAGGGCGGTCACATTATTATTGCTGATGTCTGTGCCAAAGATCCAGAACAGGGCCAGGGACAGCTTGTATATTTGCATACTGAAACCCCATGTGAAGGAAAGTCACTGCGAAGAAAACTCCTCCGTCACCTTGGATAAATGGTAGGAGgattcagaaaattcattattgcAGTTTGCAGCCTGAAGGAGCAGAATCCTGGCCAAGCCTCCCCTTGGACTAAATGTGGGAGTGAGCACAAAGTGTCCCCAGGCAGTCTTCACCCCTAAATATGGTTTAATgggctggcagtgctggcatcccatgtgggtgctggttcgagccccggctgctccacttccgatccagctctctgctgtggcctgggataacagtggaaaatggtccaagtccttgagcccctgcacgcacgtgggagactcggagggagctcctggcttcagatcagtgcagctccagccattgcagccaactggggagtgaaccagcggatggcagacctctctctctctctctttctctctccctctacctctgcctttcaaataaataaataaatcttttttaaaaaatcatggctTTATGGCCCCACATGGATCCAGATTTTGTGTCACAAGACAGTAAACTAAGAAGATGGAAATTATGTGGAGTTGTTCTAGATCCCAGAATTTTTTCCATAGGTGGCTCAACCTATGGGAGAAACAGTATCTTTTTCACACAAGATCATTATGTCTTTTTCCTCATGTAGGCTGTGACTTTGTTCTAAGAAGGATGCTCCAGTACTGGGTGCAAGGATACCATTGTTAGctagattcatttttttacaaCCACAAATCCTCTGAGTGCTGGTAGAGATTTCAATTCTGCTTTGTGCTAACGTAGACAAATATGAAGACCCAGTAATTCCTGATTTAGAGACACGGAAGGAATTGTCCAATTAAGGAACTAACACTGGGAATGTCGGCTAAATGCAAAGATATTGAAAGATGTACCTGGTAAGTGCTTATCAAGTTTACTGAcaggggggagtgggggaggaagcTGCTTGGGATCAGCAATGAGCAGGAGGCCC from Oryctolagus cuniculus chromosome 1, mOryCun1.1, whole genome shotgun sequence includes these protein-coding regions:
- the LOC100344030 gene encoding procathepsin L isoform X2; protein product: MHLPLFLAVLCSGMISAAPTPDHSLDTRWRQWLAAHKRRYGVREEEWRRAVWEKNMQMIEKHNREYSQGKHGFTMAMNAYGDMTNEEFRLMMNGFENQNHKRGEEFHNSLLFKIPAFLDWRERGYVTPVKNQELCGSSWAFSATGALEGQMFRKTGRLVSLSEQNLVDCSWPQGNQGCSGGLMDYAFQYVKDNRGLDSEESYPYEQRKGSCKYNPRFSAANVTGFVDVSKDEKALMEAVATVGPVSVGIATTPESFLFYEGGIYYDPKCSSENVNHAVLVVGYGFEEVGSKNNKYWLIKNRIYTHRKGVEERFVPSCLLQHFSQ
- the LOC100344030 gene encoding procathepsin L isoform X1, which produces MHLPLFLAVLCSGMISAAPTPDHSLDTRWRQWLAAHKRRYGVREEEWRRAVWEKNMQMIEKHNREYSQGKHGFTMAMNAYGDMTNEEFRLMMNGFENQNHKRGEEFHNSLLFKIPAFLDWRERGYVTPVKNQELCGSSWAFSATGALEGQMFRKTGRLVSLSEQNLVDCSWPQGNQGCSGGLMDYAFQYVKDNRGLDSEESYPYEQRKGSCKYNPRFSAANVTGFVDVSKDEKALMEAVATVGPVSVGIATTPESFLFYEGGIYYDPKCSSENVNHAVLVVGYGFEEVGSKNNKYWLIKNSWGKDWGMGGYMKMAKDQNNHCGIATAASYPLCESMDGAEEGLD
- the LOC100344030 gene encoding procathepsin L isoform X3; its protein translation is MHLPLFLAVLCSGMISAAPTPDHSLDTRWRQWLAAHKRRYGVREEEWRRAVWEKNMQMIEKHNREYSQGKHGFTMAMNAYGDMTNEEFRLMMNGFENQNHKRGEEFHNSLLFKIPAFLDWRERGYVTPVKNQELCGSSWAFSATGALEGQMFRKTGRLVSLSEQNLVDCSWPQGNQGCSGGLMDYAFQYVKDNRGLDSEESYPYEQRKGSCKYNPRFSAANVTGFVDVSKDEKALMEAVATVGPVSVGIATTPESFLFYEGGIYYDPKCSSENVNHAVLVVGYGFEEVGSKNNKYWLIKNRERSWIK